The following proteins come from a genomic window of Musa acuminata AAA Group cultivar baxijiao chromosome BXJ1-7, Cavendish_Baxijiao_AAA, whole genome shotgun sequence:
- the LOC135679808 gene encoding auxin-responsive protein SAUR71-like, which translates to MIRRLSRVVDCAQYESLRWSGKGRRHGEPAQGHFPVYVGEEMERFEVRTELLGRPAFVRLLRLSADEYGYEQRGVLRIPCPVPFFRRLLAAASSTEEEEEKKEKEKELLRSFPELLLGSSDRS; encoded by the coding sequence ATGATCCGGCGGCTGTCGAGGGTGGTCGACTGCGCCCAGTACGAGTCGCTGCGTTGGTCCGGCAAGGGGAGGCGGCACGGGGAGCCGGCGCAGGGGCACTTCCCGGTGTACGTGGGGGAGGAGATGGAGCGGTTCGAGGTCCGAACAGAGCTCCTCGGCCGCCCGGCCTTCGTCCGGTTGCTGCGCCTCTCCGCCGACGAGTACGGCTACGAGCAGCGCGGCGTCCTACGCATCCCCTGCCCCGTCCCGTTCTTCCGCCGCCTCCTCGCCGCCGCTTCCtccacggaggaggaggaggagaagaaggagaaggagaaggagctcCTGCGATCCTTCCCCGAGTTGCTCCTCGGTTCCTCCGACCGGAGTTGA